AAATGTTAGATAACGCACATAAATTTTTGATTAGTGAACTGGGATTAATTAAAGGGATTACTGATCATCAAATAAAAAGTTTCTGTTAAGGTTTCTTTCATACATTTCCCGAAAATATTCTTTTCCAAGACATTCAACTTCTCCAACTCACCTGTAGAGCATGAACCTCTTTTGTTTTTTTCTACAATCTAATCCATTTTTATTACTTGAATTTCCTTTGCGAACGTTTGAAGTTTCATCAAAAACTCGATAAAATAGTCACTTGATTTTTGCAATCCTGATTCACACTGGCACGGACTAGGAGCCGTAAGGATGAAAGAGAGGTAGGGCTTTCATTGTTTTAGGTATACAAGATATTATTTAAGTCATTATTTCTAGAAGAAAAACAATCAATCTCACCTCTATCTTTAAGAATTTTTTGCATCTACTAAGACAGTGAATAGTAATTGTTTAGCTTCCTAACGTAAAAGAGAAAACGAATTGGTATTACCATATGGTCCACTACAAAAATGGTTTCCAGACGAGGAAACCATTTTTTATTTACATAACAATAGTAAAGATTACTGGTGATGATTTTAAATCCTTTGATGTGGGACGGTGATCATGTCCCCAAAACTGCAAGAATGATTCCTTACAACGCTTTTTTTATTAACTACCGAGTGGGACGGCACCATCCGTGTGTTTATCTGGATGAGACGACGAGGAATCTGATCGTCTGATCTGTATGGTTGTACCAATAATGCGTTTCGCTGGCTGAGAAGAACCAGGACTCCCCTTGTTGGAGTTCAATCATCTTGGTACCTACCTGCAGTGTCAAAGTTCCTTCTATTACATAGACAAATTCATGTCCGCTGTGTGAAAAGGGTTGTCCGTCACTTTGGTTTGCTGGGAGAGTGACGAGTATTGGATGAAAGTCTGGATTTGGGATTTGCTGTGTTAGGTCTCTATAGTGGAATGAAGATTCACTCACAGGTTCATTATTACTTGGGAAAAAGGTACTTGGATTGACGCCTAGAACTTCGGATATTTTTCGA
This window of the Mesobacillus jeotgali genome carries:
- a CDS encoding helix-turn-helix domain-containing protein, which translates into the protein MIGVRLKEIRKKKKMTLKELAEGAGVSISFLSQVERGKSSVTLESLRKISEVLGVNPSTFFPSNNEPVSESSFHYRDLTQQIPNPDFHPILVTLPANQSDGQPFSHSGHEFVYVIEGTLTLQVGTKMIELQQGESWFFSASETHYWYNHTDQTIRFLVVSSR